GCAGTTGCTCGTAGTCCACGAACACCTGCTCGGCGCGCCCCACGTTCTCGGCGTGCCCCTTGATCTCGATGGAATCGGCTTTCAGGTCGATCTGGACCCCGAGCCCGTCTTCCAGGATGCGCAGGTTCTCATCGCGCGTGCCGAACAGTCCTTCGATGTTGCGGCCGATCTCGATGTTCTTCTTCATCAGTCCGAGGGGTTCCCTCCGCCGCGCGCGCCTGGGATACACACACCAAGGCCGCGGCTGCTGCGTGCATGGATTGGGTTGGAAGCCTTGCGGGCGGGTTGGACGCGCGACGCGCGAACGACCATCGCGGCCAGAGTACCCCGCTTATCGGTGACAGTCAATCGGGTAACCGCCGAAGTGCCCACTTCCGTCTTAGATGGCTGCCGTCTATGAAAGGAGCGCCTCCGAAGATCGTGTGAACGCGGGCGATCTCGCCCGCGCGCCGGCGGCCGAGTCGGCCGCCTCCACGTGGATCATTTCCGCGCCGCGGCCGCATCCGGCAGCGACGCCGGCACCGCCCGTTCCTTCGCCCATCTCCGCAGCGCCGCGATGTCCTCCGCGCGCGTGGTCGAGAGCGGCACCGTCTCCCTCAGCGCCGCCGCGATCGCGGCCGTCGAGAGCGGCTGCTTGTCGCCGAAGCTGGCGTAGAGCGCGCTCTGGATCGCGGCCTCGATCTCCGCGCCCGAGTACCCCTCGGCCGCCACCACCAGCTTGTCCAGCTCGAACTGCTTGGGGTCGCGCTTCCGCTTGGCGAGATGCAGCGTGAAGATGGCACGGCGCTCGGCCGCGTTCGGCAGGTCGACGAAGAAGATCTCGTCGAAGCGCCCTTTGCGGATCAGCTCCGGCGGCAGAACCAGCACGTTGTTCGAGGTCGCCGCCACGAACACCGGCGTCTTGCGCTCCTGCATCCAGGAGAGGAACGCGCCCAGCAGCCGCGCCGAGACGCCCGCGTCCGACGCGGCCGAATCCGGTCCCGACCCGGCAAACACTTTTTCCAGCTCGTCGATCCACAACACCACCGGCGCCAGCTGCTCGGCGACGGCGAACACCTTGCGCACCCGCTTCTCCGTCTCGCCGATGTACTTGTCGTAGATGGCGGCGGTGTCGAGCCGCACCAGCGGCAGCTTCCACGCGCCCGCGATCGAGCGCGCCGCCAGCGACTTGCCGCACCCCTGCACTCCCATGATGACCACGCCGCGCGGCGGCTCCAGCCCGAAATTGCTTGCCTCCGGGTCGTAGGCGCCCTTGCGCCGCTCCAGCCACTTCTTCAGGTTCTCCAACCCGCCGACCGCCGACATGTCCTGCACGCCGTCGACGAACTCCAGCATCCCGCTCCGCCGCAGCGTCTCCTTCTTCGCCGCAACGACGTCGGTCACGACCTCGGGGCACAGGGCATAGCGCGCCACGATGGCCTGCGCCACCGCGCGGTCCGCTTCTTCCTCCGTCAGCCCCGTCAGGTTTCCTGCAAGCGCGTCCAGGCCCGTCGCATCGAGCGTGCGCTTCAGCGTGCGCGTCTTCGCCAGCCGCGTGAACGCTGCCTCCACGATCTCGCGCAGCCGCTTGCGGTCCGGCAGCGGCAGGTCCACGTACTCCACCTGCTTCTCCAGCTCGGCCGGCAGCTTGAACGCGGG
This DNA window, taken from Terriglobales bacterium, encodes the following:
- a CDS encoding AAA family ATPase, which gives rise to PAFKLPAELEKQVEYVDLPLPDRKRLREIVEAAFTRLAKTRTLKRTLDATGLDALAGNLTGLTEEEADRAVAQAIVARYALCPEVVTDVVAAKKETLRRSGMLEFVDGVQDMSAVGGLENLKKWLERRKGAYDPEASNFGLEPPRGVVIMGVQGCGKSLAARSIAGAWKLPLVRLDTAAIYDKYIGETEKRVRKVFAVAEQLAPVVLWIDELEKVFAGSGPDSAASDAGVSARLLGAFLSWMQERKTPVFVAATSNNVLVLPPELIRKGRFDEIFFVDLPNAAERRAIFTLHLAKRKRDPKQFELDKLVVAAEGYSGAEIEAAIQSALYASFGDKQPLSTAAIAAALRETVPLSTTRAEDIAALRRWAKERAVPASLPDAAAARK